From one Pseudactinotalea sp. HY158 genomic stretch:
- a CDS encoding type II toxin-antitoxin system Phd/YefM family antitoxin produces MEIVNVQAAKTHLSRLITRAQQGEEITVARSGHPVVRLTPIDPVGERTFDTLPIDLPDSFFFDELPEEELAAWE; encoded by the coding sequence ATGGAAATTGTCAATGTGCAGGCGGCGAAGACCCACCTTTCCCGACTCATCACACGCGCCCAACAGGGAGAGGAGATCACCGTGGCCAGATCCGGCCATCCCGTCGTGCGGCTCACGCCGATCGATCCGGTCGGGGAACGCACCTTCGACACTCTCCCGATCGACCTGCCCGACTCCTTCTTCTTCGACGAGCTTCCGGAGGAGGAACTCGCGGCATGGGAGTGA